From one Triticum aestivum cultivar Chinese Spring chromosome 4B, IWGSC CS RefSeq v2.1, whole genome shotgun sequence genomic stretch:
- the LOC123090495 gene encoding disease resistance protein RGA2: MAGVLDALASYMTSMLSEMAKEEVTMLIGVSDGIKDLSIKLGDLKNFLADADRRNITDESVRGWVGELKRAMYLATDIVDLCQLKAMEQGQTKDRGCLNPLLVCMRNPLHAHDIGTRIKMLNQNLDDICKRGSSFNFIKLEAYQDRKMTGYHATGRKTDSLMERSGAVGDKIEEDTRALVEVLTREAASDKRDRFMVVAIVGAGGIGKTTLSKKVFNDDSIKGKFTKNIWLSITQDFNDIELLNKAIIAVGGDLPGGGGARDRDLLVGALNNAIRDKKFFLVLDDMWGVDAWDKLLMAPFSYGGPGSRVLITTRHDTVALCMKVVHYHHVDKLGAKDAWSLLKKQVVTTEKDEPEIEILKDIGLQIIEKCDGLPLAVKVVGGLLCQREKNQRAWQKVLNDDLWSVSQMSEELNYAICLSYEDLPSCLRQCFLHFSHIPIVLPSDVIVGMWISEGFVHGNPDGLEELGHQYYRQLILRNLIEPVPYGIGQYLCNMHDVVRSFAQFVARDDALILHKGENINIKPSLQGFLRLSIETKGIESDEPEWRSLQKHKSLRSLMLIGNFKIQSGDSLETFSSLRMLHIESTKFDVLVESLYQLKHLRYLALIKCNDLDRLPENIHKMKFLQHISLEDCESVVKLPNSIVRLHELRHLDLDGTRVNSIPRGFGALTNLRTLYGFTAHVDGDWCSLEELGPLFNLRSIGLVNLHNVSDASFATKVKLGEKVSLSQLILNCTGRLGINEFTKDSVSEKDQGMVEEVFDGLYPPPCIEDIRIYNYFGRQLPKWMMSATVMRMPLNSLKILVMWDMAYCTQLPDGLCALPCLEYLDVGQAPTIKRVRSEFVQPHSHCHHASSQVAVSFARLHKMILWEMAELEEWEWEKEVQSMQALEELKIRSCKLRSIPPSLASHAKSLKKLTICNVQQLQYIENSASVVELSLAGLPDLTRISNFPKLRKLEIYCCPKLELLQEMVALQKLTVQYSEKQLPSYLQTVKPSHLLLDCCSVILLSMALGESCSEWDKFSHIQQVEAYADDGGIEKRWHLFYTREPYNMETNIDLQEWSDDVNFIQSEGEGGLPRLAALMKSADEDEEDADNTEEIEEESMGQGREE, from the exons ATGGCGGGGGTCCTCGATGCTTTGGCATCCTACATGACCAGCATGCTCTCCGAGATGGCCAAAGAGGAGGTCACCATGCTAATCGGCGTGTCCGACGGGATCAAAGACCTGAGCATCAAGCTTGGGGACCTCAAGAATTTCCTTGCTGATGCTGATAGGAGGAACATCACCGATGAGAGTGTGCGTGGGTGGGTGGGGGAACTGAAGCGTGCCATGTACCTGGCCACTGACATCGTCGACCTATGTCAGCTCAAGGCCATGGAGCAAGGTCAAACCAAGGACAGGGGGTGCCTTAACCCTCTGCTCGTTTGCATGCGGAATCCCCTGCACGCCCATGACATCGGCACCCGCATCAAGATGCTCAACCAAAATTTGGATGATATTTGCAAGAGGGGCAGCAGTTTCAATTTCATCAAGCTAGAAGCCTACCAAGACCGAAAGATGACTGGATATCATGCAACTGGTCGCAAAACTGATTCACTGATGGAGCGGTCAGGTGCAGTTGGTGATAAGATTGAGGAGGACACGAGGGCACTTGTGGAGGTGCTTACAAGGGAAGCTGCTAGTGACAAGAGAGATCGCTTCATGGTGGTGGCCATTGTTGGTGCCGGTGGGATTGGGAAGACCACCCTCAGCAAGAAGGTCTTCAATGATGACAGTATCAAAGGAAAGTTCACTAAGAATATATGGCTTAGCATCACCCAAGATTTCAATGATATTGAGCTATTGAATAAGGCTATCATCGCTGTTGGTGGAGACCTACCTGGAGGTGGAGGAGCCCGAGACAGAGACCTACTTGTCGGTGCTCTCAATAACGCCATCAGGGACAAGAAGTTCTTTCTTGTACTAGATGACATGTGGGGTGTCGATGCATGGGACAAATTACTGATGGCTCCCTTTAGCTACGGCGGCCCCGGCAGCAGAGTCCTTATCACCACAAGACATGACACGGTTGCCCTATGCATGAAAGTTGTGCACTATCACCATGTTGACAAATTAGGTGCTAAAGATGCATGGTCATTGCTCAAGAAGCAG GTAGTCACAACAGAAAAAGATGAACCCGAGATTGAGATTCTAAAGGATATTGGCTTGCAGATTATAGAAAAGTGTGATGGTCTGCCACTTGCTGTAAAGGTGGTGGGAGGGCTATTATGCCAGAGGGAGAAAAATCAACGTGCTTGGCAAAAGGTTCTAAACGACGATTTATGGTCAGTATCTCAAATGTCAGAAGAGCTAAATTATGCAATATGTCTTAGCTATGAGGACTTACCCTCTTGTTTGAGGCAATGCTTTCTGCACTTCTCCCACATACCTATAGTTTTACCATCAGATGTGATTGTCGGGATGTGGATCAGTGAAGGGTTTGTACACGGAAACCCAGATGGATTAGAAGAATTGGGACATCAGTACTATAGGCAGCTAATACTAAGGAACCTTATAGAGCCAGTTCCATATGGTATTGGTCAATATCTCTGCAACATGCATGATGTTGTTCGCTCATTTGCTCAATTTGTAGCTAGAGATGATGCATTGATACTTCATAAAGGGGAAAATATTAACATCAAACCTAGTTTGCAAGGGTTTCTTAGGTTGTCTATAGAAACCAAAGGAATAGAATCAGATGAACCTGAGTGGAGAAGTTTACAAAAGCATAAATCACTTAGATCATTAATGTTAATTGGAAATTTCAAGATTCAGTCGGGTGATTCATTGGAAACATTTTCAAGCCTACGGATGCTACATATAGAATCAACCAAATTTGATGTCTTGGTTGAATCTCTGTATCAGCTCAAACACTTGAGGTATCTAGCATTAATAAAGTGCAATGACTTAGATAGGCTGCCCGAGAACATCCATAAGATGAAATTCCTACAACACATTAGTCTTGAAGATTGTGAGAGTGTTGTGAAACTTCCTAATAGCATTGTGAGGTTACATGAACTGAGACATCTTGATCTTGATGGCACACGTGTAAATAGTATACCCAGGGGGTTCGGTGCTCTCACTAATTTGAGGACACTATATGGGTTCACAGCCCATGTGGATGGTGATTGGTGTAGTCTGGAAGAACTTGGGCCTCTTTTCAATCTTAGGAGCATTGGGTTAGTGAATCTACATAATGTTTCAGATGCCTCATTCGCCACAAAGGTCAAGCTTGGTGAAAAGGTCAGTCTTAGCCAGCTGATCCTCAACTGCACGGGAAGACTAGGCATCAATGAATTTACCAAAGATTCAGTCTCGGAGAAGGATCAAGGAATGGTTGAGGAGGTGTTTGATGGGCTCTATCCTCCACCTTGCATAGAAGATATTCGTATCTACAACTATTTTGGGCGTCAACTCCCAAAATGGATGATGTCAGCAACAGTGATGCGTATGCCCCTCAATAGCTTAAAGATTTTAGTGATGTGGGACATGGCATATTGCACCCAACTCCCAGATGGCTTGTGTGCGCTCCCATGTTTAGAGTACCTAGACGTCGGACAAGCTCCAACAATCAAGCGTGTTAGGTCTGAATTCGTGCAGCCACATAGTCACTGCCATCATGCTTCATCCCAGGTTGCTGTCTCGTTTGCAAGACTGCACAAGATGATATTATGGGAAATGGCGGAATTGGAGGAGTGGGAGTGGGAGAAGGAAGTGCAGTCTATGCAGGCCTTGGAGGAACTTAAAATCAGAAGTTGCAAATTGAGGTCCATCCCTCCTAGCCTTGCCTCCCATGCAAAGTCTTTGAAAAAGTTAACCATATGCAATGTCCAGCAGCTCCAGTATATAGAAAACTCTGCTTCTGTAGTCGAGCTCAGCCTTGCTGGACTACCCGACCTGACTAGGATCTCCAATTTTCCCAAGCTACGAAAACTTGAGATCTATTGCTGCCCGAAGCTCGAGTTGCTGCAGGAGATGGTTGCACTCCAGAAGCTAACAGTTCAGTACAGCGAGAAGCAGCTCCCATCGTACCTGCAAACTGTAAAGCCAAGCCATTTGCTGCTGGATTGCTGCTCGGTGATACTCCTTTCCATGGCTTTGGGAGAGTCTTGTTCCGAGTGGGACAAGTTCAGCCATATCCAGCAAGTTGAGGCTTATGCAGATGATGGAGGCATTGAAAAGAGATGGCACCTATTCTACACAAGGGAGCCCTACAACATGGAGACCAACATTGATCTGCAG GAGTGGTCAGACGATGTTAACTTTATCCAATCAGAGGGTGAAGGTGGACTGCCTCGATTAGCTGCCCTGATGAAATCTgcggatgaagatgaggaggatgcTGACAACACAGAAGAAATAGAGGAGGAAAGCATGGGCCAAGGAAGGGAGGAGTAG